Proteins encoded by one window of Acetivibrio thermocellus ATCC 27405:
- a CDS encoding RtcB family protein, with protein sequence MIEIKGKYNTAKVFTNNVEPEAMAQILELCNQEFVKDSVIRIMPDTHAGAGCTIGTTMTIDDKIVPNLVGVDIGCGMETIKLKNKNIELSKLDKVIHEFIPSGFDIRKKEHPYVRNINLDELLCKKHVDINRAKLSIGTLGGGNHFIEVNKDSEGNLYLVVHSGSRHLGKQVAEYYQELGYKELVKNTEVIKEIIAKLKAEGREKEIEKEIKKIKPPNISKQLAYVQGKSYEDYLADMKLVQKFAVLNRKAIVDEIVRRMNFKIEEQFTTIHNYIDLDSMILRKGAISARKGERVLIPINMRDGSLICIGKGNKDWNYSAPHGAGRLMSRAKAKEVITLKEFKESMKGIYSTTVNKSTIDECPMAYKPMEEIIENIQDTVEIVDIIKPIYNFKAAE encoded by the coding sequence AACAACGTTGAACCGGAGGCAATGGCTCAGATATTGGAACTTTGCAACCAGGAGTTTGTAAAGGACAGTGTAATCAGAATTATGCCTGATACCCATGCCGGTGCAGGTTGTACCATTGGAACCACCATGACCATTGACGACAAAATTGTGCCAAATCTGGTGGGTGTTGATATAGGCTGCGGAATGGAGACCATAAAGCTGAAAAATAAAAATATTGAATTGAGCAAGCTGGACAAAGTAATTCATGAATTTATCCCGTCGGGTTTTGACATTCGCAAAAAAGAGCATCCGTATGTCAGGAATATTAATTTGGATGAGCTATTGTGCAAAAAACACGTGGATATAAACCGGGCAAAGCTGAGTATTGGCACCTTGGGCGGTGGCAACCATTTTATTGAGGTGAACAAAGACAGTGAGGGAAACCTGTATCTTGTGGTGCATTCGGGAAGCAGACATCTGGGAAAGCAGGTTGCGGAGTATTATCAGGAGTTGGGTTACAAGGAGCTTGTAAAAAACACTGAAGTGATTAAAGAAATTATAGCAAAGCTGAAAGCGGAAGGCCGTGAAAAGGAAATCGAGAAGGAAATAAAAAAAATCAAGCCGCCGAATATAAGCAAGCAGCTTGCCTATGTCCAGGGCAAAAGTTATGAGGACTATCTTGCCGACATGAAATTGGTGCAGAAATTTGCGGTATTGAACCGCAAAGCAATTGTGGATGAGATTGTGAGGCGCATGAATTTTAAAATTGAAGAGCAGTTTACCACTATTCATAATTATATTGACTTAGACAGCATGATACTCAGGAAAGGTGCCATTTCAGCACGCAAAGGGGAAAGAGTGCTGATTCCGATTAACATGAGGGACGGAAGCCTTATCTGTATCGGCAAAGGCAACAAGGATTGGAACTATTCCGCGCCCCATGGGGCGGGAAGACTGATGAGCAGGGCTAAGGCAAAAGAAGTTATAACGCTTAAGGAATTCAAAGAATCAATGAAGGGAATTTATTCAACAACGGTCAACAAATCCACCATTGATGAATGTCCCATGGCTTACAAGCCTATGGAGGAAATCATTGAAAATATTCAGGACACCGTTGAAATTGTAGATATTATTAAGCCAATATACAACTTTAAAGCGGCTGAATAG